A single Bacteroidota bacterium DNA region contains:
- the ruvB gene encoding Holliday junction branch migration DNA helicase RuvB — MNPNLNPDSENLSLVEKEIEKTLRPSDFRDFTGQEKVVENLKIFVRAAKQRGESLDHVLLHGPPGLGKTTLSYIIANELSVNVRATSGPVLEKPGDLAGLLTGLEPNDVLFIDEIHRLNTTVEEYLYSAMEDYRIDIMLDSGPNARSVQIKLNPFTLVGATTRAGLLTSPLRSRFSINLRLDYYDSALIKKIILRSSNLLNIGIDEKASEEISRRSRGTPRIANALLRRVRDFAQIKGDGKIDLKIADYALNALNVDKHGLDEMDNKILSTIIEKFQGGPVGITTIATAVGEEAGTIEEVYEPFLIQEGYLKRTPRGREATEKSYKHLGKFPNQKTGNLF, encoded by the coding sequence ATGAACCCGAATTTAAATCCCGATTCCGAAAATCTTTCCCTTGTCGAAAAGGAAATAGAAAAAACTTTGCGTCCTTCTGATTTTAGAGATTTCACCGGACAGGAAAAAGTAGTTGAGAACCTGAAAATATTTGTGCGCGCGGCAAAACAAAGAGGCGAATCGCTCGACCACGTTTTGCTTCACGGGCCTCCGGGATTGGGAAAAACAACTTTGTCTTACATCATCGCAAATGAATTGAGTGTAAATGTCCGTGCAACATCAGGACCTGTTCTTGAAAAACCAGGCGACCTTGCAGGACTTCTCACCGGGCTTGAACCGAACGATGTTTTGTTCATAGATGAAATTCACCGACTCAACACAACGGTGGAAGAATATTTGTATTCCGCTATGGAAGATTACCGCATTGACATTATGCTCGACAGCGGACCGAATGCAAGAAGCGTACAGATAAAATTAAATCCGTTCACGCTCGTGGGAGCAACTACACGTGCGGGCTTGCTTACATCTCCGCTTCGCTCGCGCTTTAGCATTAATCTGCGTTTAGATTATTACGATTCCGCACTCATCAAAAAAATAATTCTTCGTTCATCCAATCTTTTGAATATTGGCATTGATGAAAAAGCATCGGAAGAAATTTCCCGCAGAAGCCGCGGCACTCCGAGAATTGCAAACGCATTGCTACGCAGAGTCCGCGACTTTGCGCAAATAAAAGGAGATGGAAAAATTGATCTCAAGATTGCCGATTACGCACTCAACGCGCTTAACGTGGACAAACACGGGCTCGATGAAATGGATAATAAAATTCTCAGCACCATCATTGAAAAATTTCAGGGCGGACCTGTGGGCATCACTACCATTGCCACTGCGGTTGGTGAAGAAGCCGGAACGATTGAAGAAGTGTACGAGCCGTTTTTAATTCAGGAAGGTTATCTCAAGCGCACTCCCCGCGGGCGCGAAGCAACTGAAAAATCTTACAAGCATCTCGGAAAATTTCCCAACCAGAAAACTGGAAATCTTTTTTAG
- a CDS encoding NADH-quinone oxidoreductase subunit C: protein MESLLEIVNNKLTAEFGDAIISSEQSYDFPVFVVRREKIYEVVKFLKEDVELDFGFLTTLCGLHYPNNKGQELGVMYQLHNLPKNWRIRLKTFFPINEPEVPTMTPLFSTANWMEREGYDFYGIIFRGHPNLKRILNMDEMNYFPMRKEYALEDGTRTDKDDTMFGR, encoded by the coding sequence ATGGAATCACTTTTAGAAATAGTAAATAATAAATTAACAGCGGAATTCGGAGACGCGATTATTTCTTCCGAGCAGAGTTATGATTTTCCTGTCTTTGTTGTTAGGCGCGAAAAAATATATGAAGTTGTAAAATTCCTGAAAGAGGATGTGGAACTTGATTTCGGATTTCTCACCACGCTCTGCGGATTGCATTATCCCAATAATAAAGGACAGGAACTCGGTGTGATGTACCAACTGCACAACCTCCCGAAGAACTGGAGAATACGACTAAAAACTTTTTTCCCTATTAACGAACCTGAGGTTCCAACGATGACTCCATTATTTTCCACTGCCAACTGGATGGAAAGGGAGGGATACGATTTTTACGGAATCATTTTCAGAGGACACCCTAATCTAAAACGCATTCTGAATATGGATGAGATGAATTATTTCCCGATGAGAAAAGAATATGCGCTGGAAGACGGAACAAGAACGGATAAAGATGATACCATGTTTGGTAGATAG
- the nuoD gene encoding NADH dehydrogenase (quinone) subunit D, with the protein MKIEAEEILKDAGKQFSTLNLGPTHPATHGIFQNVLKMDGEIIVDAEPTIGYIHRAFEKIAERRPFYQVTPLTDRMNYCSSPINNMGWHMTVEKLINCEIPKRAQYLRVIIMELARITDHLVCNSVIGVDSGAMTGFLYVFQLREHVYEIYEEICGARLTTNIGRIGGMERDFNETAWKKLKMFIEELPKKLEEFEKLLVRNRIFMDRTIGCGGISAEKALSYGFTGPNLRAAGVDYDVRVMNPYSSYEDFKFIIPVGKSGDVYDRFMVREQEMWESLSIIKQAIKNMPDGPFHADVPEFYLPPKEEVYNNMEALIYHFKIVMGESEVPKGEVYHCVEGGNGELGFYLISDGGRCAYRLHFRRPCFIYYQAYSEIIKGAMLSDAILTLSAMNVIAGELDS; encoded by the coding sequence ATGAAAATCGAAGCAGAAGAAATACTCAAAGACGCAGGAAAACAATTTTCCACTTTAAATCTTGGACCCACCCATCCCGCCACGCATGGAATTTTCCAGAACGTGCTGAAGATGGATGGAGAAATTATTGTGGACGCTGAGCCGACAATCGGATACATTCACCGCGCGTTTGAAAAAATTGCAGAGCGAAGACCGTTCTATCAGGTTACTCCGCTTACTGACCGCATGAATTATTGCTCATCGCCCATCAACAACATGGGCTGGCACATGACGGTGGAAAAATTAATCAACTGCGAAATTCCAAAACGCGCGCAATATCTCCGAGTGATTATTATGGAACTCGCGCGCATCACCGACCATTTGGTTTGCAACAGCGTGATTGGTGTTGACAGCGGAGCAATGACAGGATTTTTATATGTGTTTCAGTTACGCGAGCATGTATACGAAATTTACGAAGAGATTTGCGGAGCAAGATTGACAACCAACATCGGGCGCATAGGAGGAATGGAACGCGACTTCAATGAAACTGCCTGGAAAAAATTAAAAATGTTTATTGAAGAACTTCCAAAAAAATTAGAAGAGTTCGAAAAATTATTAGTGCGAAATAGAATTTTCATGGACAGAACAATCGGCTGCGGAGGAATTTCTGCAGAGAAAGCGCTGAGTTATGGTTTCACTGGTCCCAATCTTCGCGCTGCCGGAGTGGATTACGATGTGCGCGTAATGAATCCATATTCTTCTTATGAAGATTTCAAATTTATTATTCCCGTTGGAAAAAGCGGAGATGTGTACGACCGTTTCATGGTGCGTGAGCAGGAAATGTGGGAATCGCTCAGCATAATAAAACAGGCGATTAAAAATATGCCCGATGGTCCGTTCCACGCTGATGTTCCTGAATTTTATCTTCCGCCAAAAGAAGAAGTGTATAATAATATGGAAGCGCTCATCTATCATTTTAAAATTGTGATGGGCGAAAGCGAAGTTCCGAAAGGTGAAGTGTATCACTGTGTGGAAGGCGGAAACGGTGAACTCGGATTTTATCTCATCAGCGATGGAGGACGCTGCGCGTATCGCTTGCATTTCCGCAGGCCTTGCTTCATTTATTATCAGGCGTATTCTGAAATAATAAAAGGCGCAATGTTGTCTGACGCAATTCTTACGCTAAGCGCGATGAATGTTATTGCAGGGGAACTCGATTCGTAG
- the recJ gene encoding single-stranded-DNA-specific exonuclease RecJ — translation MTKRWKIKDAAPAEIIERFTKEVKVSSVIANLLYHRGITTYDEAKLFFRPQLEQLHDPFLMKDMNKAVARIETAISSGEKILVYGDYDVDGTSSVALVYSFLKTIYGNLDYYIPDRYKEGYGISTAGIDFASSTNFSLIIALDCGIKAVDKVAYAKEKGIDFIICDHHLPGEIIPNAVAVLDPKRKDCSYPYKELSGCGIGFKLIQALAQKKNIPIENLESYLDLVAISIAADIVPITVENRILAYYGLKRLNNSPREGIRAMLELTNMKKELTITDIVFVIGPRINAAGRMESGKKAVELLIAPSTEIAIESGNYLNKNNSDRRDLDIYTTQQALAMIAESTILQQRKTTVLFDPSWHKGVIGIVASRLTETYYRPTVMLTQSNGIVSGSARSVKDFDLYEALSACSDLLEQFGGHKFAAGLTLKPENVEAFKNKFEEVVSSTITDEMLIPEIEIDAEISLNEISPSFYNIIKQFAPFGPGNMNPVFLTENVSDRGYASIVGSNHLKMDVTQKEIKFPAIGFGLSTHYELVAKKNPFTVCYNIREQEWEGKTYLQLQVKDLKK, via the coding sequence GTGACTAAACGCTGGAAGATAAAAGATGCTGCTCCTGCAGAAATAATCGAACGGTTTACCAAAGAAGTAAAGGTTAGTTCTGTCATCGCAAATCTTCTTTATCATAGGGGAATTACAACTTACGATGAAGCAAAATTATTTTTTCGTCCGCAGTTGGAACAATTGCACGATCCATTCCTGATGAAGGATATGAACAAAGCCGTTGCAAGAATTGAAACGGCAATTTCATCGGGAGAAAAAATTTTGGTGTACGGAGATTACGATGTGGATGGCACTTCTTCTGTTGCGCTGGTTTATTCTTTTCTAAAAACGATTTACGGGAATTTAGATTATTATATTCCGGACAGATATAAAGAAGGATACGGAATTTCTACTGCGGGAATTGATTTTGCTTCTTCAACTAATTTTTCACTCATCATTGCACTTGATTGCGGAATAAAAGCAGTTGACAAAGTCGCTTACGCGAAAGAAAAGGGAATTGATTTTATTATTTGCGACCATCACTTGCCTGGAGAAATAATTCCAAACGCAGTTGCAGTGCTCGACCCGAAAAGAAAAGATTGTTCTTATCCTTACAAAGAACTTTCCGGATGCGGAATTGGTTTCAAATTAATTCAGGCATTAGCGCAGAAAAAAAATATTCCAATAGAAAATTTAGAATCTTATCTTGATTTGGTTGCCATCAGCATTGCTGCCGATATTGTTCCCATTACAGTAGAAAACAGAATTCTTGCTTACTACGGATTGAAGCGTTTAAATAATTCCCCTCGTGAAGGAATCCGGGCGATGCTGGAACTGACGAACATGAAAAAAGAACTGACCATCACCGATATTGTTTTTGTGATTGGTCCAAGAATAAATGCAGCGGGAAGAATGGAGAGCGGAAAAAAAGCAGTGGAACTTTTAATTGCTCCTTCTACCGAAATTGCGATTGAATCAGGCAACTATCTCAACAAAAATAATTCTGACAGAAGGGATTTAGATATTTACACCACACAACAAGCACTCGCAATGATTGCTGAGAGCACGATTCTCCAGCAGAGAAAAACCACTGTGCTCTTCGACCCATCGTGGCATAAGGGAGTGATTGGAATTGTTGCTTCGCGTTTAACCGAAACTTATTATCGCCCTACGGTAATGCTCACGCAGTCGAACGGAATTGTTTCCGGTTCTGCGCGCTCGGTAAAAGACTTTGATTTGTACGAAGCGCTCAGCGCCTGCAGCGATTTGCTCGAGCAGTTTGGCGGACATAAATTCGCAGCAGGGCTTACATTGAAACCGGAAAACGTGGAAGCATTCAAAAATAAATTTGAAGAAGTAGTTTCTTCCACTATCACTGATGAAATGCTGATTCCCGAAATTGAAATTGATGCGGAAATTTCCCTGAATGAAATCTCGCCTTCATTTTACAATATCATAAAACAATTCGCGCCTTTCGGTCCCGGAAATATGAATCCTGTTTTCCTCACGGAAAATGTTTCTGACCGCGGTTACGCGAGTATCGTGGGGAGCAATCACCTGAAAATGGATGTAACACAAAAGGAAATAAAATTTCCTGCGATTGGTTTTGGTCTATCAACTCACTATGAACTTGTCGCAAAAAAAAATCCTTTCACAGTTTGCTACAACATCCGCGAGCAGGAATGGGAAGGAAAAACTTATCTGCAACTTCAAGTTAAAGATTTGAAGAAATAA
- a CDS encoding F0F1 ATP synthase subunit beta, with product MSQLNGKISQIIGAVVDVSFHGEKVMLPNILDALEVTRPDGVNVVLECQQHIGEDSIRTIAMDSTDGLSRGTEVRPSGASIKMPIGEKINGRLFNVIGEAIDGLPQVEKKNGYAIHRNPPKYEDLSTSSEILFTGIKVIDLLEPYVKGGKIGLFGGAGVGKTVLIQELINNIAKGYGGLSVFAGVGERTREGNDLLREMIEAGIMKYGDAFKHSMEKGGWDLSKVDMDGLKESKATFVFGQMNEPPGARARVALSGLTVAEYFRDGDEKSGGKDILFFIDNIFRFTQAGSEVSALLGRMPSAVGYQPTLASEMGTMQERITSTKRGSITSVQAVYVPADDLTDPAPATTFAHLDATTVLSRKIAELGIYPAVDPLDSTSRILTPTIVGEEHYNCAQRVKMILQRYKELLDIIAILGMDELSEEDKLVVSRARRVQRFLSQPFHVAEAFTGLKGALVSIEDAIKGFNMILNGEVDDLPESAFHLVGNIDEAKEKAKKIMAESK from the coding sequence ATGTCACAGTTAAACGGAAAAATTTCTCAGATCATTGGTGCGGTGGTGGACGTTTCTTTTCACGGAGAAAAAGTTATGCTGCCGAATATTCTTGACGCGCTTGAAGTAACGCGCCCTGACGGTGTGAACGTGGTGCTTGAGTGTCAGCAGCATATCGGTGAAGATTCCATCCGAACCATTGCGATGGATTCTACAGACGGATTGAGCCGCGGAACGGAAGTGCGTCCTTCGGGCGCTTCGATTAAAATGCCGATTGGCGAAAAAATAAACGGAAGATTATTTAATGTTATTGGCGAAGCGATTGACGGACTTCCGCAGGTGGAAAAGAAAAATGGTTATGCGATTCACCGCAATCCTCCGAAATACGAAGACCTTTCTACTTCATCAGAAATTCTTTTCACGGGAATTAAAGTTATTGACTTGCTTGAGCCGTATGTGAAAGGCGGAAAGATTGGTTTGTTCGGTGGCGCAGGAGTTGGAAAAACAGTTTTGATTCAGGAGTTGATTAACAATATCGCGAAAGGATACGGTGGACTTTCTGTATTCGCAGGAGTGGGTGAGCGCACGCGCGAAGGAAACGATTTGCTCCGCGAAATGATTGAAGCGGGCATTATGAAATACGGAGATGCGTTCAAGCACTCGATGGAAAAAGGCGGATGGGATTTATCAAAAGTGGATATGGATGGATTGAAAGAATCCAAAGCAACATTTGTTTTCGGGCAGATGAATGAACCTCCGGGAGCGCGCGCGCGCGTTGCTCTTTCCGGATTAACGGTTGCGGAATATTTTCGTGATGGCGATGAAAAATCCGGAGGAAAGGATATTCTTTTCTTCATTGATAATATTTTCAGATTCACACAGGCGGGTTCAGAAGTGTCAGCGCTTCTCGGACGCATGCCATCGGCAGTAGGATATCAGCCCACGCTCGCAAGCGAAATGGGAACGATGCAGGAGAGAATCACTTCGACCAAGCGCGGTTCCATCACTTCCGTGCAAGCGGTATATGTACCTGCGGATGACCTGACCGATCCTGCACCTGCTACAACATTCGCGCACTTAGACGCTACAACCGTTCTCTCGCGTAAAATTGCAGAGTTAGGAATTTATCCTGCGGTGGATCCTCTCGATTCTACTTCACGGATTCTTACTCCTACCATTGTGGGCGAAGAACATTACAACTGTGCGCAGCGCGTGAAAATGATTCTTCAGCGCTACAAAGAACTGCTTGACATCATCGCGATTCTCGGCATGGATGAACTTTCTGAAGAAGATAAATTAGTTGTGAGCCGTGCAAGGCGCGTTCAGCGTTTCCTTTCTCAACCCTTCCACGTGGCGGAAGCCTTCACAGGTTTGAAAGGCGCGCTCGTTTCCATCGAAGATGCCATCAAAGGTTTCAATATGATTCTTAACGGTGAAGTGGATGACCTTCCTGAATCGGCATTCCACCTTGTTGGCAACATTGATGAAGCAAAAGAGAAAGCCAAAAAGATAATGGCGGAGTCCAAATAA
- a CDS encoding NADH-quinone oxidoreductase subunit A yields MENSPIDFLPIIITFIVAGGFVVTTMFVTHLLGPKRHSKIKDESFECGIEPQGNARIPFSIKYFLVAILFVLFDVEVIFMYPWAVNFKELGILGFMEMGLFIAFFLVGFFYIMKKGALKWE; encoded by the coding sequence ATGGAAAATTCACCGATTGATTTTCTCCCCATCATTATCACATTCATTGTGGCTGGTGGTTTTGTTGTTACAACCATGTTCGTTACACATTTATTAGGGCCGAAAAGGCATTCAAAAATAAAAGACGAAAGTTTTGAGTGCGGAATCGAACCGCAGGGCAACGCACGCATTCCTTTTTCGATAAAATATTTTTTGGTGGCAATTTTATTTGTCCTGTTCGATGTGGAGGTAATTTTCATGTATCCCTGGGCGGTAAACTTCAAAGAACTTGGAATACTTGGATTTATGGAGATGGGATTGTTCATCGCATTTTTCCTAGTAGGATTTTTTTATATCATGAAAAAGGGCGCGCTTAAGTGGGAATAA
- a CDS encoding MotA/TolQ/ExbB proton channel family protein — protein sequence MLSTILLQVVTTPTDSASKAVNAVANAMPVVQTPTQDTLSLFDLMLKGGPMMIPIGILFLMSVYIFIERLLSVARTPKAEDNFVHNIKDMLASGNIDAAKTLVMHTKGPQAAIVGKGIQRLGKPIKEIEEAMQGVAQQELFRMEKNISILSIAGRVAPMVGFIGTIIGVIYIFYEISLSKTVEIDVISKGLYQKMVSSASGLTVGILAFVFYYIIQMMVDKRVNAMEKTSADFIDIISDHK from the coding sequence ATGTTAAGTACAATTCTTCTGCAAGTTGTAACAACTCCAACGGATTCGGCAAGCAAAGCGGTGAACGCAGTTGCCAATGCAATGCCAGTTGTTCAAACTCCAACACAGGACACGCTTTCACTTTTTGATTTAATGCTGAAGGGCGGGCCGATGATGATTCCCATCGGAATTCTTTTTTTGATGTCGGTTTATATTTTCATCGAACGCCTGCTTTCAGTTGCGCGCACTCCAAAAGCGGAAGATAATTTCGTTCACAATATAAAAGATATGCTCGCGAGCGGAAACATTGATGCGGCAAAAACTCTGGTGATGCATACGAAAGGTCCGCAAGCCGCAATCGTTGGAAAAGGAATTCAGCGCCTCGGCAAACCGATAAAAGAAATTGAAGAAGCGATGCAGGGAGTTGCGCAGCAGGAACTTTTCCGGATGGAAAAAAATATTTCCATCCTCAGTATTGCCGGACGCGTAGCGCCAATGGTTGGATTCATCGGAACAATTATAGGTGTGATTTATATTTTTTATGAAATCTCTCTTTCAAAAACGGTGGAGATTGATGTGATTTCAAAAGGGCTTTACCAGAAAATGGTGAGCAGCGCTTCAGGATTAACCGTTGGAATTTTAGCATTCGTGTTTTATTACATCATTCAAATGATGGTGGACAAGCGTGTGAATGCGATGGAAAAAACTTCAGCAGATTTCATCGATATAATTTCTGACCATAAATAA
- a CDS encoding biopolymer transporter ExbD yields MKIRRRHREGTEVSTDSLNDIMFFLLIFFLIVSTLANPSVIKINLPNSKKNISIETKSIVLAVNKDLQYFINNKPVDVINLESELISAVKEMKEPTVILKVDNGLTVQDLVNVMQIGAKLKVKMVLGTKPPNAG; encoded by the coding sequence ATGAAAATCAGAAGAAGGCATCGCGAAGGAACGGAAGTGAGCACTGACTCGCTCAACGATATTATGTTTTTTCTTTTGATATTTTTCCTGATTGTTTCAACGCTTGCAAATCCCAGCGTAATAAAAATAAATCTTCCGAACTCGAAAAAAAATATTTCGATTGAAACAAAATCTATTGTGCTGGCAGTAAATAAAGATTTACAATATTTTATAAATAATAAACCTGTTGATGTGATTAATTTGGAAAGCGAATTAATTTCCGCTGTGAAAGAAATGAAAGAACCGACTGTAATTCTGAAAGTAGATAACGGGCTCACAGTTCAGGATTTGGTAAACGTGATGCAGATTGGAGCGAAACTAAAAGTGAAAATGGTTCTCGGAACAAAACCACCCAATGCGGGCTGA
- the queG gene encoding tRNA epoxyqueuosine(34) reductase QueG: MNFSRNTSLIKQESKRLGFDFCGISKAEFLDEEALRLEKWLKEEKHGKMGYMENHFDMRLDPRVLVPNAKSVISLLLNYFPESSRHAELVSASGETLKQVQGDSHSQPKISKYAYGKDYHFVIKEKLFQLIEFIKKNIGDVNARAFVDSAPVMDKVWAKKSGLGWIGKNSNLITKNNGSFFFIAELIVDLDLEYDGEIPDYCGTCTKCVDACPTDAISEPYVVDGSKCISYFTIELKENIPNDMKGKFNDWMFGCDICQDVCPWNSFSSPHHEPHFQPKPEILNFTKKDWEEISEETFNKTFSDSPLQRTKHKGIKRNLEFLNLGNRLPENFSDNILVHSKVGEAPDVE, encoded by the coding sequence GTGAATTTTTCACGAAACACTTCCCTCATCAAGCAAGAAAGCAAACGTCTAGGCTTTGACTTCTGCGGTATTTCAAAAGCAGAATTTTTGGATGAAGAAGCGCTTCGTTTAGAAAAATGGCTGAAAGAAGAAAAGCACGGCAAGATGGGTTATATGGAAAATCATTTTGACATGCGACTTGATCCGCGCGTGCTGGTGCCGAATGCAAAGTCAGTTATTTCTCTTCTGCTGAATTATTTTCCTGAGTCGAGCCGTCATGCTGAACTCGTTTCAGCATCTGGCGAGACCCTGAAACAAGTTCAGGGTGACAGCCACAGCCAACCCAAAATTTCGAAATACGCCTATGGAAAAGATTATCACTTCGTCATCAAGGAAAAATTATTTCAGCTGATTGAGTTCATCAAGAAAAATATAGGAGATGTGAACGCAAGAGCGTTTGTAGATTCCGCACCCGTGATGGATAAAGTGTGGGCGAAAAAATCCGGTCTCGGATGGATCGGAAAAAATTCAAACCTCATTACGAAAAACAACGGCTCTTTCTTTTTCATCGCTGAACTTATTGTGGATCTGGATTTGGAATACGATGGAGAAATTCCGGACTACTGCGGAACCTGCACCAAATGTGTTGATGCTTGTCCGACCGATGCGATTTCCGAACCTTATGTTGTTGACGGAAGCAAATGCATTTCTTATTTCACCATTGAGTTGAAAGAAAATATTCCGAACGATATGAAAGGAAAGTTCAATGATTGGATGTTCGGCTGCGACATTTGCCAGGATGTTTGTCCGTGGAATAGTTTTTCATCTCCTCACCACGAACCACACTTCCAACCGAAACCGGAAATTCTGAACTTCACAAAAAAGGACTGGGAAGAAATTTCAGAAGAAACTTTTAATAAAACATTTTCGGATTCGCCACTTCAACGAACAAAGCATAAAGGAATAAAACGAAACCTGGAATTCTTAAACCTTGGTAATCGTTTGCCGGAAAACTTCAGCGATAACATCCTTGTACATTCCAAAGTTGGCGAGGCACCAGATGTAGAGTAA
- a CDS encoding NADH-quinone oxidoreductase subunit B, translated as MSEAITKPTIVASPEGHEQPGFFATSLEKAVGLARKNSIWPLPFATSCCGIEFMALMASHYDLGRFGSERLSFSPRQADLLMVMGTIAKKMGPIVRQVYEQMAEPKWVLAMGACASSGGIFDTYSVLQGIDKIIPVDVYVPGCPPRPEQVIDGIMQIQNMVGKEHFRRRYSPEYKDMMKKYGFENQ; from the coding sequence ATGTCAGAAGCAATTACAAAACCAACAATTGTTGCCTCTCCTGAAGGGCACGAGCAACCCGGATTTTTTGCGACCTCTCTGGAAAAAGCAGTCGGGCTTGCAAGAAAAAATTCCATATGGCCTTTACCTTTTGCTACGAGTTGCTGCGGAATTGAATTCATGGCATTGATGGCTTCGCATTATGATTTGGGAAGATTCGGAAGCGAGCGTTTAAGTTTTTCTCCGCGTCAGGCAGATTTACTGATGGTGATGGGAACCATCGCAAAAAAAATGGGGCCGATTGTGCGCCAGGTTTACGAACAGATGGCAGAACCAAAATGGGTTCTCGCAATGGGTGCTTGTGCTTCCAGCGGAGGAATTTTTGACACATACAGCGTTTTGCAGGGCATAGATAAAATAATTCCTGTGGATGTTTACGTGCCCGGCTGTCCTCCGAGACCGGAACAAGTCATTGACGGCATCATGCAGATTCAAAATATGGTTGGGAAAGAACATTTCAGAAGAAGATATTCTCCTGAATACAAAGATATGATGAAGAAATACGGATTTGAAAACCAGTAG